One stretch of Streptomyces sp. 135 DNA includes these proteins:
- a CDS encoding alpha/beta hydrolase: MEQRTDTGIFTRGFGAPPRDGAPNAVLVHGLGLSGRYLVPLARRLAASGTTVLVPDLPGNARSRAAARRALDVGQVADALAHWHRQLSLGPSCLVANSVGCQVTAALTARHPDLVSRMVLVGPALEPRTSGPRQFGRLLADVPREPFSLLPLAAADYLVTGLPRCAASFRSALRDAAESFEGNLARVHAPTLVVRGSGDTIASAAWIRHVARVVGDGRTAEMPGAAHAAHYSAPDAMAALIEKFTEGELS; this comes from the coding sequence GTGGAGCAGAGGACAGACACCGGGATTTTCACCCGCGGGTTCGGGGCGCCGCCGCGTGACGGCGCCCCGAACGCCGTACTCGTACACGGGCTCGGACTCTCGGGGCGGTACCTCGTGCCCCTGGCGCGCCGGCTGGCCGCGAGCGGCACGACCGTCCTGGTACCCGACCTGCCGGGCAACGCGCGATCCCGCGCCGCCGCGCGCCGCGCACTCGACGTAGGGCAGGTCGCTGACGCCTTGGCGCACTGGCACCGGCAGCTGTCCCTGGGGCCGAGCTGCCTCGTGGCCAACTCGGTCGGCTGCCAGGTGACCGCGGCGCTCACCGCCCGCCACCCGGACCTGGTGAGCCGGATGGTCCTGGTCGGCCCGGCCCTCGAACCGAGGACATCCGGCCCGCGCCAGTTCGGCCGGCTTCTCGCGGACGTGCCCCGGGAGCCCTTCTCGCTGCTCCCGCTGGCCGCGGCGGACTATCTGGTGACCGGGCTGCCGCGCTGCGCCGCGTCCTTCCGCAGCGCCCTGCGCGACGCGGCCGAGTCGTTCGAGGGGAACCTGGCCCGGGTCCACGCGCCGACGCTCGTCGTACGCGGATCGGGTGACACCATCGCCTCCGCCGCCTGGATCCGGCACGTGGCGCGGGTCGTCGGCGACGGACGAACGGCCGAGATGCCAGGCGCGGCCCATGCGGCCCACTACAGCGCGCCGGACGCCATGGCGGCGCTCATCGAAAAGTTCACGGAGGGAGAGCTGTCATGA